Proteins from a genomic interval of Sphingobacterium sp. SYP-B4668:
- a CDS encoding glutaredoxin family protein gives MARIIKFEKNDCAPCAQVSAYLDQKGIQYETINPFDQPELAVKFKVRTVPTVIVLEDEEIKSRIIGFKPEELAAIAL, from the coding sequence ATGGCAAGAATCATCAAATTTGAAAAAAATGACTGTGCACCATGTGCACAAGTGTCGGCATACCTGGATCAAAAAGGTATTCAATACGAAACCATTAATCCTTTTGATCAGCCTGAATTAGCGGTCAAGTTCAAAGTCCGTACTGTCCCTACAGTCATTGTGCTTGAAGATGAGGAAATCAAAAGTCGTATTATTGGATTCAAACCGGAAGAATTGGCCGCTATTGCGTTGTAA
- the ilvA gene encoding threonine ammonia-lyase IlvA, which translates to MTLDLSTLTINSEATLDRIKDVVNRTPLQYNQHLSDKYQAEVYLKREDLQIVRSYKLRGAYNKIVSLSEEERNKGVVCASAGNHAQGVAFSCRKLDIKGVIFMPGPTPRQKISQTEMWGNGNVEIILTGDTFDDCQKAALTYTAEHGMTFIPPFDDLKVIEGQGTVAVEVLQDLPDLDVVFIPIGGGGLAAGASYYLKSKNKNIKCFGVEPEGAPSMQAALDAGEPIELGHINKFVDGAAVKKIGATTFEIARQLLDDTRSIPEGKICTCILELYNKDAIVVEPAGALSVAALEFHKEEIKGKKVVCIISGGNNDIDRMSEIKELSLLYEGYKHYFIVRFPQRPGALKLFVSEVLGPKDDITRFEFIKKTERERGPALVGIELNKPEDYQSLIDRMKEYKFEVIEVNKDQTLFEYLV; encoded by the coding sequence ATGACTTTAGATTTATCAACCCTAACCATCAATTCAGAGGCTACTCTTGACCGTATCAAAGATGTTGTCAACAGGACACCTCTTCAATATAACCAACACCTCTCAGATAAATATCAGGCTGAGGTCTATCTTAAAAGGGAGGACCTTCAGATAGTTCGGTCCTATAAATTAAGAGGAGCCTATAACAAGATTGTTAGCTTATCCGAGGAAGAGCGCAACAAAGGAGTTGTATGTGCTAGTGCGGGTAACCATGCACAAGGTGTCGCCTTTTCATGTCGTAAGCTCGACATCAAAGGAGTTATCTTCATGCCAGGACCAACACCTCGTCAAAAGATTTCACAGACAGAAATGTGGGGTAATGGCAATGTGGAGATTATACTCACGGGTGACACCTTTGATGACTGCCAAAAAGCAGCGCTCACCTACACCGCAGAACATGGAATGACGTTTATACCTCCATTTGATGACCTCAAAGTAATTGAAGGTCAAGGCACCGTAGCTGTAGAAGTACTCCAAGACTTGCCAGACCTAGATGTTGTCTTTATTCCAATTGGTGGGGGTGGGTTGGCCGCAGGAGCAAGCTATTACCTGAAAAGCAAGAATAAAAATATCAAATGTTTTGGAGTAGAGCCCGAAGGAGCACCCTCTATGCAAGCAGCCTTGGATGCTGGTGAACCTATAGAACTTGGACACATCAATAAATTTGTGGACGGTGCCGCAGTGAAAAAAATTGGGGCAACTACATTTGAAATAGCACGTCAACTATTAGATGATACCCGTTCCATTCCCGAAGGAAAAATCTGTACATGTATACTGGAACTTTACAATAAAGACGCTATCGTCGTTGAGCCTGCAGGAGCTCTTTCTGTAGCCGCCCTGGAATTTCATAAGGAGGAAATCAAGGGGAAGAAAGTCGTTTGTATAATCTCTGGAGGTAATAACGATATTGACAGAATGAGTGAAATCAAGGAATTATCACTCTTGTATGAAGGCTACAAGCACTACTTCATCGTTCGTTTTCCACAACGTCCGGGAGCCTTGAAACTTTTTGTTTCTGAAGTATTGGGACCTAAAGATGACATCACACGCTTCGAGTTCATCAAGAAGACCGAACGAGAAAGAGGCCCCGCACTTGTGGGTATAGAGTTGAATAAACCAGAAGATTATCAGTCATTAATAGACCGAATGAAAGAATACAAATTTGAAGTTATCGAGGTCAACAAAGATCAAACACTATTTGAATACCTCGTCTAA
- a CDS encoding urocanate hydratase: MTFQEEILQGIPNRLPEKRGRSITVSHAPNRKAILTEEERKLAIRNALRYFPVSWHAELGKEFLEELDIYGRIYMYRFMPRYRMYARPIEEYPAESKHAAAIMLMIQNNLDPAVAQHPEELITYGGNGAVFQNWAQYRLTMQYLANMTDIQTLHMYSGHPMGLFPSSTAAPRVVVTNGMMISNYSKPDDWERYNALGVTQYGQMTAGSYMYIGPQGIVHGTTITVMNAFRKKLELGDNSRGKLFLTSGLGGMSGAQPKAGNIAKCITVCAEVNPVAAKKRHEQGWVDELFLEIGALINRVRLAMDRKEVVSIAYIGNVVELWSRFYEADIFVTVGSDQTSLHNPWSGGYYPMGLSFEESNALIVSNPKLFEQKVKQSLLAHVEAIDKHTARGTYFFDYGNAFLLEASRAGADVFADNGIDFKYPSYVQDILGPMCFDYGFGPFRWVCTSGKPEDLALTDQLALEVMLELKQDAPADIRQQLDDNIQWIREAGENALVVGSQARILYADAEGRIRIAEKFNQAVRERLVSAPIVLGRDHHDVSGTDSPYRETSNIYDGSKFTADMAIHNVIGDSFRGATWVSIHNGGGVGWGEVINGGFGLVLDGTAQADEKLVQMLFFDVNNGIARRAWARNPEAMDAIKRELERSSQLRVTQAHLVADETIRSLFKQ; encoded by the coding sequence ATGACATTTCAAGAAGAAATTTTACAAGGAATACCCAATCGGTTACCTGAGAAAAGAGGGCGTAGTATAACGGTTAGTCATGCTCCAAATCGTAAGGCAATCTTGACTGAGGAGGAACGAAAACTAGCGATACGGAATGCATTGCGTTATTTCCCGGTATCTTGGCACGCGGAGTTGGGAAAGGAGTTTTTAGAAGAGCTGGATATATATGGTCGTATTTACATGTACCGATTTATGCCTAGATATAGGATGTATGCTAGACCCATCGAGGAATATCCTGCTGAAAGCAAGCATGCAGCAGCAATCATGCTGATGATTCAGAATAACTTGGATCCTGCAGTGGCCCAGCATCCGGAAGAATTAATTACGTATGGTGGCAATGGTGCTGTGTTTCAGAACTGGGCACAATATCGCTTGACTATGCAATATTTGGCTAATATGACAGATATACAGACGCTGCATATGTATAGCGGCCATCCAATGGGATTATTCCCTTCTTCTACCGCTGCTCCAAGGGTCGTTGTAACGAATGGAATGATGATATCGAATTATTCTAAACCTGATGATTGGGAGCGTTACAATGCATTGGGCGTTACACAATATGGTCAGATGACAGCTGGGTCCTATATGTACATCGGACCGCAGGGAATCGTACATGGTACCACTATCACGGTAATGAATGCATTCCGTAAGAAGTTGGAATTGGGAGATAATAGTAGGGGAAAGCTATTCTTGACATCGGGCTTGGGGGGAATGAGTGGAGCCCAGCCTAAAGCTGGAAATATTGCCAAATGTATTACAGTATGTGCTGAAGTGAATCCTGTGGCTGCAAAGAAACGTCATGAACAGGGATGGGTGGATGAGTTGTTTTTGGAGATAGGTGCATTGATCAATCGGGTGAGATTGGCCATGGATCGAAAGGAAGTGGTATCTATTGCTTATATCGGGAATGTGGTGGAGCTATGGTCGCGTTTTTATGAAGCGGATATTTTTGTAACGGTGGGTAGTGACCAAACATCTTTACACAATCCTTGGTCGGGAGGATACTATCCTATGGGTCTTAGTTTTGAAGAGTCCAATGCTTTGATTGTCTCAAATCCAAAGTTATTTGAGCAGAAAGTGAAACAGTCTTTGCTTGCGCATGTAGAAGCAATAGATAAGCATACGGCGAGGGGAACTTATTTTTTCGATTATGGTAATGCCTTTCTTTTGGAAGCTAGCCGGGCAGGTGCGGATGTGTTTGCGGACAATGGTATAGATTTTAAATACCCATCGTATGTACAGGATATTTTAGGTCCAATGTGCTTTGACTACGGGTTTGGTCCTTTTAGATGGGTGTGTACTTCAGGGAAGCCGGAAGATCTTGCCTTGACGGATCAGCTGGCTTTGGAAGTAATGTTGGAACTTAAGCAAGATGCTCCTGCGGATATCCGCCAGCAACTTGATGATAATATCCAATGGATCCGTGAAGCGGGAGAGAATGCACTGGTGGTAGGCTCTCAAGCGCGCATCTTATATGCAGATGCTGAGGGACGAATTAGAATTGCAGAAAAATTTAATCAAGCTGTTCGAGAGAGATTGGTGTCGGCACCTATTGTTTTAGGACGCGATCATCATGATGTAAGTGGCACAGACTCGCCCTATCGGGAGACGAGTAATATTTACGACGGAAGTAAATTTACGGCTGATATGGCCATTCATAATGTCATTGGGGATAGCTTCAGGGGGGCTACCTGGGTATCGATTCATAATGGCGGTGGTGTCGGATGGGGTGAGGTCATCAACGGTGGTTTCGGGTTGGTGTTGGATGGTACCGCACAAGCGGATGAAAAATTGGTGCAGATGTTGTTTTTTGATGTGAACAATGGTATTGCCAGAAGGGCCTGGGCCCGTAATCCGGAAGCAATGGATGCTATAAAACGAGAATTGGAACGCAGTAGTCAGCTTAGGGTGACTCAGGCACACTTGGTCGCGGATGAGACCATCAGAAGCTTATTTAAACAATAG
- a CDS encoding 2-isopropylmalate synthase — protein sequence MLHDPNHLYIFDTTLRDGEQVPGCQLTTPEKIDIAKDLEKLGVDVIEAGFPVSSPGDFQSVVELSKAVNDVIICALTRANKNDIDVAAEALKYAKRPRIHTGIGSSDLHIQYKFNSTREEILERAISAVKHAKSYVEDVEFYAEDAGRADLEFLAKMVEGVIAAGATVVNIPDTNGYCLPDQYGAKIKYLTENVRNIDQAIISAHCHNDLGLATANSIAAVQNGARQVECTINGIGERAGNTSLEEVAMILKVHNQTFGGLTSNINSQMFTYLSRKVSEMMNMPVQPNKAIVGRNAFAHSSGIHQDGFLKHRETYEIIRPEDVGLIEADIILTARSGRHALKYHLERLGFLLEKDELAETYQRFLVLADAKKDICDDDLKSLIQAKI from the coding sequence ATGTTACACGATCCAAATCACTTATATATTTTCGACACTACCCTTAGGGATGGCGAGCAAGTGCCCGGATGTCAATTGACTACTCCAGAGAAGATTGACATTGCAAAGGATTTGGAAAAACTAGGCGTCGATGTAATCGAAGCAGGTTTTCCAGTTTCCAGCCCAGGCGACTTTCAATCAGTAGTCGAATTGTCAAAAGCCGTAAATGATGTCATCATCTGCGCACTCACACGCGCTAACAAAAATGATATCGACGTTGCAGCGGAAGCATTAAAATATGCAAAAAGACCACGTATACATACCGGAATAGGCTCATCCGATTTACATATTCAATACAAATTTAACAGCACACGCGAAGAAATACTTGAACGTGCCATTTCTGCTGTAAAACACGCTAAGTCATATGTAGAAGACGTGGAATTTTATGCAGAAGACGCCGGACGTGCTGACTTGGAATTTTTGGCTAAGATGGTCGAAGGCGTCATTGCAGCAGGAGCAACGGTGGTCAATATTCCCGATACAAATGGTTACTGTCTACCAGACCAATATGGTGCTAAGATCAAATATTTGACTGAGAATGTTCGTAATATCGACCAGGCAATTATATCTGCCCACTGTCACAATGATTTGGGGCTTGCGACGGCCAATTCCATCGCCGCTGTTCAAAACGGGGCCAGGCAAGTAGAATGTACTATCAACGGTATAGGTGAGCGTGCAGGCAATACTTCTTTGGAAGAGGTGGCCATGATTCTAAAAGTACACAACCAGACATTCGGCGGCTTAACCTCCAACATCAACAGTCAGATGTTCACCTACTTAAGTAGAAAGGTTAGCGAGATGATGAACATGCCGGTACAGCCCAATAAGGCTATCGTCGGTCGCAATGCATTTGCCCACAGCTCAGGTATCCACCAAGATGGATTCCTTAAGCACAGAGAGACCTATGAAATCATCCGCCCTGAAGATGTCGGTCTAATAGAAGCTGATATCATCCTAACAGCACGTTCAGGACGCCATGCACTTAAATATCACTTAGAGCGTCTAGGATTTCTATTGGAAAAAGACGAATTGGCTGAGACATATCAACGTTTCTTGGTATTAGCTGATGCCAAAAAAGATATTTGTGATGATGACTTAAAGAGCCTCATCCAAGCTAAGATTTAA
- a CDS encoding DUF2911 domain-containing protein: MRTPILFLFAMLLSIATFAQTDKAKRPSPPANTKITTNDGVTIDINYSSPSLKGRQIGVDVAERGKVWRTGANEATTLEIDKDVMVEGKKLAAGKYGLFTIPGEKQTTVILNKVWDQWGNSKYDQAQDVLRIDVKNTTASAAQEQFKINADKSGKISLIWGTYSVPFNIKKAK; this comes from the coding sequence ATGAGAACACCTATCTTATTTCTATTCGCCATGTTGCTCAGCATAGCAACATTCGCACAGACAGACAAAGCCAAACGTCCTAGTCCTCCGGCCAATACAAAAATCACGACCAATGATGGCGTCACCATAGATATCAACTACAGTAGCCCTTCTTTAAAAGGGCGTCAGATTGGTGTAGACGTAGCTGAAAGAGGCAAAGTATGGCGGACAGGAGCCAATGAAGCCACTACATTAGAAATCGACAAAGACGTAATGGTAGAAGGTAAGAAATTGGCTGCTGGAAAATACGGATTATTCACCATTCCCGGCGAAAAACAAACAACCGTAATCCTCAATAAAGTGTGGGATCAATGGGGCAACTCCAAATATGACCAAGCACAAGATGTCCTACGCATAGATGTCAAAAATACAACGGCTAGTGCCGCACAAGAACAATTCAAAATCAATGCTGACAAATCGGGGAAGATTTCCCTAATCTGGGGTACGTATAGTGTACCCTTCAATATTAAAAAAGCAAAGTAA
- the nrdI gene encoding class Ib ribonucleoside-diphosphate reductase assembly flavoprotein NrdI: protein MVHIYYDSRTGNVQRFMDKLTQVTGWHTHKITEDLCVEEAGHLVTFTTNFGQIPESTLSFVRREAQHIISVTSSGNRNWGRNFGLAADKIAADFDIPLAFKFELSGTMEDINQFIDIIKNNNYDSERGSKKLDIA from the coding sequence ATGGTACATATTTATTACGACTCACGTACAGGCAATGTGCAACGGTTTATGGACAAGCTGACACAAGTCACGGGCTGGCACACGCATAAAATAACCGAAGACTTATGTGTTGAAGAAGCGGGACATTTAGTCACCTTTACGACCAACTTCGGGCAGATACCAGAAAGTACGCTTTCTTTTGTGAGGAGAGAAGCACAGCATATTATTTCCGTCACCTCTAGCGGGAATCGCAATTGGGGACGTAATTTTGGTCTTGCAGCCGACAAAATAGCCGCAGACTTTGACATCCCTCTGGCATTCAAATTTGAACTGTCAGGAACAATGGAGGATATTAATCAATTTATTGACATCATAAAGAATAACAACTATGATAGCGAACGAGGTAGCAAAAAGCTGGATATTGCTTAA
- the nrdF gene encoding class 1b ribonucleoside-diphosphate reductase subunit beta, with protein sequence MNKKIRAVNWNTPDNDYALMFWEQNIKQFWIDTEYIPSKDIDSWKGLSWDMKECYKKALGGLTLLDTLQSHTGMPKIIDHIDSLQNKAVLSYMCMMEAIHAKSYSTIFTTVSTTNEINDVFGWVEENKQLQFKAQTIDKYYRSIDKENPTDEELFMALAASVLLESFLFYSGFFLPLWLCGQGQMVASADIIKKIIADESIHGIFVGLIAQDVYRRLPNKEEVKGRFLTLLNELYENELKYTEEIYTVVGLTAEVKEYVRYNGNKALMNLGFDPIFEVKQVNPIVLNGLNTETTQHDFFSKKSTNYEKATEIVHLMNEDFQMDATVNI encoded by the coding sequence ATGAACAAAAAAATAAGAGCAGTCAACTGGAATACCCCGGACAATGATTATGCGTTGATGTTTTGGGAGCAGAATATAAAACAATTTTGGATTGATACGGAATACATACCCTCAAAAGATATCGACAGCTGGAAGGGATTGAGCTGGGATATGAAAGAGTGTTACAAAAAAGCATTGGGAGGCCTTACTCTTTTAGACACACTACAGAGCCATACGGGGATGCCAAAAATCATTGATCACATTGATTCCCTACAAAATAAAGCTGTATTGTCTTACATGTGTATGATGGAAGCTATCCATGCCAAATCCTACTCGACTATATTCACCACTGTATCCACGACCAATGAAATTAACGATGTATTTGGTTGGGTAGAGGAAAATAAACAGCTACAATTTAAAGCGCAGACAATCGATAAATATTACCGATCGATTGACAAAGAGAATCCAACAGACGAAGAGTTGTTCATGGCTTTAGCGGCGTCGGTTTTATTAGAATCTTTCTTATTCTACTCCGGATTTTTCTTACCGCTTTGGTTGTGTGGACAGGGACAAATGGTCGCTTCTGCCGATATCATCAAAAAAATTATTGCCGATGAATCTATCCATGGTATTTTTGTAGGATTAATCGCTCAAGATGTATATAGAAGGTTACCAAATAAAGAAGAAGTAAAAGGAAGATTCTTGACCCTCTTAAACGAGCTTTACGAAAACGAATTAAAGTATACTGAAGAAATCTATACAGTTGTAGGATTGACGGCCGAAGTTAAGGAATATGTTCGTTACAATGGAAATAAAGCCTTGATGAATTTAGGTTTTGATCCTATTTTCGAAGTTAAGCAGGTCAACCCTATTGTACTGAATGGATTGAATACCGAAACAACCCAACATGACTTCTTCTCTAAGAAATCTACGAATTACGAAAAAGCAACCGAGATTGTCCACTTAATGAATGAGGACTTTCAAATGGATGCTACAGTCAATATCTAA
- the hutG gene encoding formimidoylglutamase, which translates to MENILDSFYYQLADENDWEGRVDGDSTAYLRWHQRIVVADLRTDKPSWNGGYVLLGFCCDEGVRRNQGRVGAVGGPVAIRDVLRNLPVHHESALYDGGSIVCLDGHLERAQQALAAAVELIIKGGGFPIVLGGGHEVTYGHFQGIDRCFGADRTIGIINFDAHFDLRAPQGGTSTSGTGFYEIAQDLDSKDCEMAYLAIGIQQISNTKLLFNTATELGVEYILADELRMKNDITEHLGKIDNFIQRCDVVYLTVDLDVFAAAYAPGVSATAFCGIVPDDVFFQMFYRILHSGKLISLDIAELNPLYDVDSRTAKLGADLVFRLLSKDI; encoded by the coding sequence ATGGAAAATATTTTAGATTCTTTCTATTATCAGTTAGCGGATGAGAACGACTGGGAAGGGAGAGTGGATGGTGATTCTACAGCGTATCTTCGTTGGCATCAGAGGATTGTTGTAGCTGACCTCCGTACAGATAAGCCGTCATGGAATGGAGGATATGTGTTGTTAGGATTTTGTTGTGATGAGGGTGTGAGACGTAATCAAGGTCGTGTAGGGGCTGTTGGAGGTCCAGTAGCTATACGGGATGTATTGCGAAATTTGCCAGTACATCATGAAAGTGCATTGTATGATGGAGGAAGTATTGTCTGCCTAGATGGCCATTTGGAGCGGGCGCAGCAAGCTTTAGCTGCTGCGGTAGAGTTGATTATCAAAGGGGGAGGTTTTCCAATTGTATTGGGTGGTGGACATGAGGTTACATATGGTCATTTCCAGGGTATTGATCGATGTTTCGGAGCTGACCGTACAATAGGTATTATTAATTTCGATGCTCATTTTGATTTAAGGGCACCTCAGGGGGGGACGTCTACATCTGGCACAGGATTTTATGAAATTGCACAGGATTTGGATAGTAAGGACTGTGAGATGGCCTATTTGGCTATAGGTATACAACAAATCAGTAATACCAAATTATTGTTCAATACGGCAACTGAATTGGGTGTGGAATATATTTTAGCGGATGAGTTGCGAATGAAGAATGATATTACTGAACACCTAGGGAAAATAGATAATTTTATCCAGAGGTGTGATGTTGTCTATCTAACGGTGGATTTGGATGTCTTTGCTGCGGCATATGCACCGGGGGTTAGTGCAACTGCTTTTTGTGGAATTGTTCCAGATGATGTCTTTTTTCAAATGTTCTACCGTATCCTGCATAGTGGAAAACTGATTTCATTGGATATTGCAGAACTGAATCCACTATATGATGTTGATAGTCGAACAGCTAAGTTGGGCGCAGATTTAGTCTTTAGGTTATTATCTAAGGATATCTGA
- the nrdE gene encoding class 1b ribonucleoside-diphosphate reductase subunit alpha has translation MIKHEDEYSLHKDKEAVRAYFLEYVNKNTVFFYTLKEKIDYLIEQNYYIDFYEWFTFEQMEEVYNFVYSKKFRFQSFMSAFKFFQSYALRDDSGEKFLERYEDRVVAVALFLAREEGVNKAIEYAEIFINQEYQPATPTFLNAGKKRSGELVSCFLDEIGDNLNGIGYAVDSAMKLSSIGGGVSFNISKIRGRGEAIKGVEGRAGGVLPIMKIMEDTFSYANQLGQRPGAGAVYLNIFHSDIEEFLDCKKINVDEKVRIKSLSIGIIVPDKFMELAEKDEAAYLIYPHTVMQEYGKYLDELDMDLMYEELITNPNIKKKKINARHMLVKIAQTQKESGYPYIFFKENANREHALNGIGQVKFSNLCTEIMQVSEVSDINIYGREDTIRYGISCNLGSLNIATVMDNKRVKETVKTAMRALTVVSDVTDIEMVPSIAKANRELHSVGLGAMNLHGFLAKSFIMYESDEALDFANTFFMMMNYYSLEASMEIAKERQRTFVGFEKSGYADGSYFDKYLSRDYLPQSDKVKELFGDMYIPTIEDWANLKEQVKEHGVYHAYRLAIAPNQSTSYIMNSTASVMPIVDIIEVREYGDSTTYYPMPYLTNDNYFYFKSAYDMDQMKVLKLISVVQRHIDQGVSTILHTNSKDSTRDLAKYYIYAHKLGLKSLYYTRTRKSSIDECVSCSA, from the coding sequence ATGATCAAACATGAGGACGAGTATAGCTTGCATAAAGATAAAGAAGCTGTACGCGCCTATTTCTTGGAATATGTAAATAAGAATACTGTATTCTTCTATACATTGAAAGAGAAGATTGATTATCTAATCGAGCAAAATTATTATATTGACTTCTATGAATGGTTTACATTCGAACAAATGGAAGAGGTATATAACTTTGTCTACTCCAAAAAATTTCGCTTTCAATCCTTTATGAGTGCGTTCAAATTTTTCCAGAGCTACGCATTGAGGGACGACTCCGGAGAAAAATTCTTAGAGCGCTATGAAGACCGTGTAGTCGCTGTCGCATTATTTCTTGCACGTGAAGAAGGTGTCAATAAAGCTATTGAATACGCAGAAATTTTCATCAATCAAGAGTATCAACCTGCTACCCCGACTTTCTTGAATGCTGGAAAAAAACGTTCTGGAGAGTTGGTATCTTGTTTTCTTGACGAAATCGGTGACAATCTCAATGGGATTGGCTATGCGGTAGACTCAGCAATGAAACTGTCGTCCATTGGAGGTGGTGTATCATTTAATATTTCCAAAATTCGTGGCCGTGGAGAAGCCATAAAAGGTGTTGAAGGTCGTGCCGGAGGCGTATTGCCAATTATGAAAATCATGGAAGACACATTCTCGTACGCCAACCAACTTGGACAGCGTCCAGGGGCGGGTGCTGTTTATTTGAATATCTTCCACTCAGATATCGAAGAATTCCTCGACTGTAAGAAAATCAACGTCGACGAGAAAGTCCGTATCAAATCTTTGTCCATTGGTATCATCGTTCCTGATAAATTTATGGAACTGGCTGAAAAAGACGAAGCCGCATACCTCATCTATCCACACACTGTCATGCAAGAATATGGCAAGTATCTCGATGAACTGGATATGGACTTGATGTATGAGGAGTTGATTACCAACCCCAACATCAAGAAGAAAAAAATCAATGCTCGTCACATGCTTGTGAAAATAGCGCAAACCCAAAAGGAATCCGGTTACCCATATATCTTCTTCAAAGAGAATGCGAACCGTGAACATGCTTTGAATGGCATTGGACAGGTCAAATTCTCGAATCTATGTACTGAGATTATGCAAGTATCAGAAGTCTCCGATATTAATATCTACGGAAGAGAAGATACTATCCGCTACGGAATATCGTGTAACCTGGGATCGTTGAACATCGCTACAGTGATGGATAATAAGCGTGTAAAGGAAACAGTCAAAACGGCAATGCGCGCCCTCACGGTCGTATCCGATGTAACGGATATTGAGATGGTGCCATCTATAGCTAAGGCCAACCGTGAGTTACACTCCGTAGGTCTAGGAGCAATGAACTTACATGGCTTCCTAGCGAAAAGCTTTATCATGTACGAATCAGACGAAGCATTGGATTTTGCGAATACATTCTTCATGATGATGAATTATTATTCACTAGAAGCATCCATGGAGATTGCTAAAGAACGCCAAAGAACATTCGTCGGTTTTGAAAAATCAGGATATGCCGATGGATCTTACTTTGACAAATACTTAAGTAGAGATTATCTTCCACAGTCGGATAAAGTAAAAGAACTCTTTGGAGATATGTACATTCCTACAATTGAAGATTGGGCAAACTTGAAAGAACAAGTCAAAGAACATGGCGTATACCATGCTTACCGTTTAGCAATTGCTCCGAATCAGTCGACTTCATACATCATGAATTCAACAGCTTCAGTAATGCCTATTGTAGATATCATCGAAGTACGCGAATACGGAGATAGTACGACTTACTACCCTATGCCATATTTAACCAATGATAATTACTTCTACTTCAAGTCTGCATATGACATGGATCAAATGAAGGTATTAAAATTAATATCTGTTGTGCAACGTCATATCGATCAAGGTGTTTCAACCATCTTACATACCAACTCGAAAGACTCGACAAGGGATTTGGCAAAGTACTATATCTACGCGCACAAATTAGGATTGAAATCGCTATACTATACGCGTACGCGCAAATCGTCTATTGACGAGTGTGTATCCTGTTCGGCATAA